The Pseudomonadota bacterium genome contains a region encoding:
- a CDS encoding carbohydrate ABC transporter permease — translation MRPLRLNGGIAQAGLLAAAAIVVFPFLWITAAGFRSRISLIMGEFWFTPIIDNFNELLFSGTSDFLQNFMNSVIVGTASTAIVLAISTLGAYSLARLEWPRWLVYALLLWSVVFHILPAITLVGAWYFFFRWARLYNTYAGLVLAHVALNLPLALWLMTAFMREVPKELEEAARIDGCSIPNLIWRVILPVILPGLVAVAMLVFISSWNEFVVTLNLSAKHTQTVPLAIAKYAQENEIKFGEMAAGSALSVIPALLLLLIGQRYIVRGLTAGAVK, via the coding sequence ATGAGGCCCCTTCGCCTGAACGGCGGCATCGCCCAAGCCGGCCTCTTGGCCGCGGCCGCGATCGTGGTGTTCCCGTTCCTGTGGATCACCGCGGCCGGATTTCGCTCGCGGATCTCGCTCATCATGGGCGAATTCTGGTTCACCCCGATCATCGACAATTTCAACGAGCTGCTGTTCTCCGGAACCTCCGACTTCCTCCAGAACTTCATGAACAGCGTGATCGTGGGGACCGCCAGCACCGCGATCGTGCTCGCAATATCCACGCTCGGCGCCTATTCGCTGGCGCGGCTGGAGTGGCCGCGCTGGCTCGTCTATGCGCTCCTGCTCTGGTCCGTCGTCTTCCACATCCTGCCGGCGATCACCTTGGTCGGCGCCTGGTATTTTTTCTTCCGTTGGGCCAGGCTCTACAACACCTATGCCGGCCTGGTGCTGGCCCATGTGGCGCTCAACCTGCCGCTGGCGCTGTGGCTGATGACCGCCTTCATGCGCGAGGTGCCGAAGGAGCTCGAGGAGGCGGCGCGGATCGACGGCTGCTCGATCCCGAACCTGATCTGGCGCGTCATCCTGCCGGTGATCCTGCCCGGGCTCGTCGCCGTTGCCATGCTGGTCTTCATCAGCTCGTGGAACGAGTTTGTGGTGACGCTCAATCTGAGCGCCAAGCACACCCAGACCGTGCCGCTGGCGATCGCCAAATACGCCCAGGAAAACGAGATCAAGTTCGGCGAGATGGCGGCCGGCAGCGCGCTCTCGGTCATCCCGGCCTTGCTGCTGCTCCTCATCGGGCAGCGCTACATCGTGCGCGGGCTGACCGCCGGCGCGGTCAAGTAG
- a CDS encoding sugar ABC transporter permease, with protein MTDRFWRKATLAPTIVVYAGMALFPVLNLIAMSVHDITWAGGAAQWRFVGFAHYAHLPDDVLLRAGVVNTLLFAMGAVSVQMVLGFALAFATTQIDRGRTFYRALFMLPILVPGIVIGAIWKLMYNFDFGVLNQLWELLGGTAQDWLGQPALALPAVIAVDVWHWTPFVFLLMLAGLESLPQDIYEAARSDGATAWQELVHLTLPLMLPTIAVTLIFRLIVAFKVFDEVYLLTGGGPGTATEVLSFTIYRRFFQQDLTGPGAAMSIATLFILALAIVLASAVARRRAQYA; from the coding sequence ATGACGGATCGGTTCTGGCGGAAGGCGACGCTCGCTCCGACGATCGTCGTCTATGCCGGCATGGCGTTGTTTCCGGTGCTCAATCTGATCGCGATGAGCGTCCACGACATCACCTGGGCCGGTGGGGCGGCGCAATGGCGCTTCGTCGGCTTCGCCCACTACGCGCATTTGCCCGACGACGTGCTGTTGCGGGCGGGTGTGGTGAACACCCTCCTCTTCGCTATGGGTGCGGTCTCGGTGCAGATGGTGCTCGGCTTCGCGCTCGCCTTTGCGACCACGCAGATCGACCGCGGACGCACATTCTACCGCGCCCTCTTCATGCTGCCGATCCTGGTGCCGGGGATCGTGATCGGCGCCATCTGGAAGCTCATGTACAATTTCGACTTCGGCGTCCTGAACCAGCTCTGGGAGCTCCTCGGCGGCACGGCGCAGGATTGGCTGGGCCAGCCGGCCTTGGCGCTGCCGGCGGTGATCGCCGTCGATGTCTGGCATTGGACGCCCTTCGTCTTCCTCTTGATGCTGGCGGGGCTCGAATCCCTGCCGCAGGACATCTATGAGGCGGCGCGCTCCGACGGCGCCACCGCTTGGCAGGAGCTCGTCCACCTTACGCTGCCGCTGATGCTGCCGACGATCGCGGTCACGCTCATTTTCCGCCTGATCGTCGCCTTCAAGGTTTTCGACGAGGTCTATCTCTTGACCGGCGGCGGTCCCGGCACCGCGACCGAGGTCCTGAGCTTCACCATCTACCGCCGGTTCTTTCAGCAGGATCTGACCGGGCCGGGTGCCGCCATGTCGATCGCCACACTCTTCATCTTGGCCTTGGCGATCGTGCTCGCATCGGCGGTCGCGCGGCGGCGCGCTCAATACGCATGA